The genome window CGTACGCCATCTAAAAACAAAGGCTCGGTGGTATTAACCATTACCTCGCTTTTAAATCCACGCTTATGAGCGGCAAGTGCCAAACCAAATGGATGGCAACCACCATGACCCGATGTCATAAAAATAGTGGTGCCTTCACGCCAAAGTGCTAACTCATGTGATTGAGTAAGCTCAGTTGTAGGCTCAAGTGCGCCCATTGCCATTAATAGCGCAGCAGGTCCGCACGTAAACTCAGTTGTTTGCTGATACCACGGCGTTAAACGCGCCACTTTTAACTCACTTGTTTGTCGAATGTTTTTTTGCATTCGTAGTGCGTCACTGTGATCGTCGTAATAATCGCTGTATTGACCAAATACCCTGTAACCTAAACTTGTATAAAGCCCAATCGCACTTTCGTTATTTACAGCCACTTCTAAGCGCAAGTACAGCCGAGCGCGCTCATACGTTTCTTTTTCAAGGCTAGTAAGCAGTGCTTTTGCAATACCTTTACCTTGCATAGTTGGTAAAACAGCAAGCGAATATAAACGCGCTAAACGAGTCCCTTTATGGCACCACACTAGCCCATAGCCGCATAATTGCTCGCCATTTTCTGCAACGAGTAAAATACCGTGCTTAGCACTTAGCCAGCGCTTTAAACTGCGCGGGCTAAGTCTGTCGTTATTAAAGCAAACGTTTTCAACGTCAATCAGTGCAGTTAAATCACTGCCAAGCGCCTTTCGAATAACAAGGTTGCTCATGTTATTACCCACGGCCTCGTGCTTCTAAGCGTTGTTTAAACTCATCCATAATGATCATGTATAACTCGTCGCCTAAATAGCCGTCTTCTACTTTGTGATCAATACTTGGGTTATCGTTTACTTCAAGCACGTATGCTTTGCCTTGATGCTCTTTAACATCTACGCCATATAAACCCCTACCCACTGTTTTACATGCTTTTAAAGCTGCATCTAATACCGCTTTTGGTAACTCAAAGGTTGGTAGAGTTTCAAAGCCGCCAGAGAAAAACCGTTTCGCGTCGTGGTTATAAATTTGCCAATGGTTACGCGCCATTAAATAGCGGC of Pseudoalteromonas arctica A 37-1-2 contains these proteins:
- a CDS encoding GNAT family N-acetyltransferase/peptidase C39 family protein — protein: MSNLVIRKALGSDLTALIDVENVCFNNDRLSPRSLKRWLSAKHGILLVAENGEQLCGYGLVWCHKGTRLARLYSLAVLPTMQGKGIAKALLTSLEKETYERARLYLRLEVAVNNESAIGLYTSLGYRVFGQYSDYYDDHSDALRMQKNIRQTSELKVARLTPWYQQTTEFTCGPAALLMAMGALEPTTELTQSHELALWREGTTIFMTSGHGGCHPFGLALAAHKRGFKSEVMVNTTEPLFLDGVRNENKKVVLATVHQQFVDGIAQAKIPLTHKDVELEHIEQWLSKGFSVLLLISTYSFDGKKSPHWVCVTHLDEHCVYVHDPFCEPGNDKQLAIDCQYVPIARSDFSKMSAFGSQRLRTAVAIANKI